The sequence gagcgtctcttacggttgtcagtcgattagagtagtaattagtgaagcgtcttcctggttaccgaataattaaggagaaataagatcacgtcagaagcgtcttcggtgattataactggtttgtttgcatgatttaaagttatttttgcatccatgatcggaataattgagctagggtggacttaattgattgctggaattcttttattaattgttggaatttttattcatcttttagctattggaaaaattggtttatttgggttttatttatttaattttaagtttagtattttctatattttcttcccAAAATTTTGTGGGTTACTTGCAGGCtttaattagataaattctCGCCAGTCCCTTGGGAGATGATCTTGCTTACTGCtatctgcgcagtgtgggcataccggctgactgccggatatttttggtgtaaaacgacgcaccaaattttggcgccgttgccggggatttgGTTTTAAGCAGGATTTTACTGATTTCAGTCtgtcttttatttttagttattttatttttagtttatgccCCGTTCTTCTCGTACAGGCATATTAGTTTTTGATCCAGAAATCGAGAAAACCGCACGAAAGTTAAAGAAGCAAGCTAAGGAGTGGAAAAAGAGATCAAATTCTGCCCCATCAAGTCTTGAGGAACAACCAAAAATAGAAGTTCCAATGGATGACCGTGATGAGGACGATAGAGAGATCGTGGATCCTCGACAGGAAAGACCTCAACTGATCAGAGAGTTAGGCCGTCATAGAAACAATCGCCCTTTGTGCATTGTCCTTCCTGCCATTAATGGCAACGCTGAAATACGGCCTGGTTTCATTCAAGTGCTACCCAAGTTCGGTGATTTACCTGGAGAGAGTGCACACAAGTATCTGGCTGAATTTGATCTAGTTTGCTCAACTCTACGCCCTCATGGTTTtactgaaaataatttgaggctCTTGACTTTCTCTCATACTTTGCAGGGTAGAGCGAGAGATTAGCTTTTTGATCTTCCTCCTGGTTCGATTAGAACTTGGGGAGATTTAGAAGAACAATTCTTGCGAAAATTCTTTCCTGAGTCCAGAGCTGCAAATTTGAGAATGGCCATTAGCAGCATTAAACAGAAGAAGGCGGAGAGTCTAGCCGattattgggagagattccaacagCTGTGTCGCAAGTGTCCTGATCATGGATTTTCTGACTACCAATTGCTTACTAACTATTTTTATCGtggtatgtcttcttttgataggaAAATTGTTGACGCTGCTTGTGGTGGAAGCTTGACCAATAAAACTTTGGACGAAGCAAAGCAACTCATCGTTGACATGGTTTCAAATGGCCAAcaatatgaggatgaggatgatgatcgtTATAGGCCAGTGCAGAAAGTAGAAGATTCCAACATGAACGAGAGAATTGATGCTCTCACCTCTTTAGTTAGAGGACTTGCTGTCTCTAAAACTCAACACGTTCAATGTGGAatttgctttgaaaataatcatcATACTGATGCATGTCCATCTCTGCAGGATAATAATACTGAGCAAGCGTGCATGGGATCCGCTGATGAGCAAGAGATGAACGCACAAAGGCAAAGGCGAAACGACCCTTTTTCCAACACCTACAATCCAGGGTGGAGAAACCACCCAAATTTTAGGTGGAGACAGCAGGAACCAGGGATGTACGCGCCAAATCCGCCGCAGGCTGGACAGTATGCCCATACCGCACGTCCTGCACCGAGTTCTGCACCCAATATGAACGATATCATGAAGAGCCTCGCCCAGAGCAGTGAAATTGTGAAGAATTTGGTGCAAAGTCAGCAGGCATTCCAGCATGAAACTCAGGCAGCGTTGAGTAATATGGGCACACAAATCACGCAGTTAGCCACTCAGGTGAACAAGCTGCAGGCGAATCAAGGTCGACTTCCTTCTGTCACGGAGATGAATCCCAAGGAAAATGCAAGTGCTGTAACTACAAGAAGTGGGAGAATTCTAGTTGAGCCACAACTTAAGCAGCAGGACAAAGAAGAAAAGCCCGATGAAGCCAAGGACGATGCAATTAGTGAGAAGTCACCAGAATCCACCGAGCCTAGCTCTTCTAAGGTAAGTGGAAAACCTAAGGTTTCAATTCCTCAATCACTGATtgcaccaccttttccttcTAGGTTGGCTCAGAACaagagaattgaagaagagaaggatATTCTGGAAATATTCAAGAAGGTAGAAATAAACTTGCCCTTGCTTGATGCAATTAAGCAAGTTCCCAGGTACGCAAAGTTTTTAAAAGAGTTATGCTCTAAGAAAATGAAGTTTGGGAATGATGCGAGAATTCGAGTGAGTGAGAATGTTTCTGCTGTTCTGCAAAGAAAATTGCCCCAAAAGTGTCGAGATCCTGGTATGTTCACTATTCCATGCATTATAGGTAATAAGACTGTTGAGAGAGCCATGCTAGATTTAGGAGCatccataaatgtcatgccttatTCTATGTATAAGGATTTGCAATTAGGACCTTTGAAAGACACTCGTGTTATCATTCAGTTAGCTGATAGGTCTACTGCATATCCCGAAGGTGTTGTTGAGGATGTCCTTGTCAAGGtcaatgatttgatttttcctgtgGATTTTTATATTGTTGATATGGATGATTCTGCTAAGCAATCCTTGATTCTTTTAGGGAGACCATTCATGAAAACTGCTAAGGCAAAAATTGATGTGGATAGTGGAATGCTTAGCTTTGAATTTGATGGAGATGTTgtcacatttaatatttttgaggcTATGAAGCATGTTGAGGATCCTGAATCTGTGTTCATGATTGATGTTATTGACCATTTGGTTGAGgaatttgttgagaatttcaggGAGGATGAGCTTGAGCATGTTATTTTCAGTTCCCTAACTGAAGAGAACTCCAAAACTGAGGAGAATGAAGCCATTAGAGAGATTATCATGCAGCTGTACTCAACGGAGGAAATTCCAGTTCGGCACCTGTCGAGCAGGATGCCCATACCGACCAGCACAGAACCGATTTTGCCCTCTGTTGTGAAGCCACCGAAGCTGGACTTGAAGGTACTGCCCCAGCATCTGAAATATGTGTTTTTAGGAGAGGATGACACGCTGCCATTAATCATCAACAATGAACTCAGTGCAGAACAAGAGGTAAGGTTGGTAAGTCTTCTTAAGATGCATAAATCTGCCATTGGATGGACTATAGCCGATATCAAAGGTATTAGTCCCTCTACTTGCATGCATAGAATCTTACTTGAGCCTAATAGTAAGCCGTCTAGGGATCCTCAAAGAAAATTGAACCCTGTCATGAAAGAAGTTGTGCTTAAAGAAATTCTTAAATTGCTTGATTTGGGGATTATTTATCCGATTTCTGATAGTACATGGGTCAGTCCTGTTCATGTGGTTCCTAAGAAGTCTGGTTTTCAATTGGTTAAGAATGAGAAGAATGAGTTGATTCCCATGAGGTTGCAAACTGGTTGGCGTATGTGCATTGATTTTAGGAAGTTGAATAATACTACTAGGAAAGATCATTTTCCATTACCTTTCATTGATGAGATGCTTGAGCGATTGGCTGGTAAggaattcttttgttttcttgatggctactctggatattttcaaatttttgtagcTCAGGAAGATCAAGAGAAAACCACTTTTACTTGTCCTTTTGGCACTTTTGCATGGCGTCGTATGCCGTTTGGATTATGTAATGCTCCTGGTACTTTTCAGCGTTGTATGATGAGTCTATTTTCTGACATGATTGAGAGTTGCATagaaattttcatggatgattttactGTGCATGGAGACTCTTTTGACCATTGCTTGACTAATCTTGAGCAAGTTTTGCAGAGATGTGTCGACACTAATTTGGTGTTGAACTTtgaaaaatgtcattttatggtgAGAGAGGGGATTGTTCTTGGGCATGTGATTTCTGCAAGAGGAGTAGAAGTTGATAAGGcgaaaattgatttgattgttAAGTTACCTTATCCTTCTAATGTGAAAGAGATTCGTGCTTTCTTAGGCCATGCAGgtttttataggcgcttcattAAAGACTTCGCAAAGACTGCTCAACCTCTCACTAGGTTGCTTCATCAAGATGTGTCTTTTGTGATCGATGACAAGTGCAAGGAGGCCTTTGATTTGTTGAAGAGTAGACTCACTTCTGCCCCCATCATTCAGGCACCAATTTGGGGAGAGCCTTTTGAAATCATGTGCGATGCAAGTGACTTTGCCGTTGGAGCAGTGCTAGGGCAGAAAGTTGGGAAAGAGAGccatgtgatttactatgcttccaaaactctcaacccggctcaatgcaattacacaaccacggagaaggagcttttAGCCATCGTttttgcttgtgaaaaatttagaTCTTATTTGATTGGCTCTAAAGTTGTTGTTTATTCTGACCATGCAGCTCTTAAGTATTTGCTCTCTAAAAAAGAATCTAAGCCTCGCTTGATCCGTTGGATTCTTCTTTTGCAGGAATTTGACTTGgagattaaagataaaaagggAGCCGAGAACTTGGTAGCTGACCATTTGAGCAGATTGCAGACTGTGTCggacggtatgcccataccagaCGATTTTCCAGACGAACAGCTGCTGCACATCGACGGTAACACTCCTTGGTATGCTGATTTGGTTAATTTTCTAACTGCTGGAATTTTTCCTAAGGGAATGGAGACAGCCCGTAAGAATAAGTTGAGGAGCCAAGCAAAATACTTCATATGGGATGATCCTTATTTGTGGAAGACTTGTGCGGATCAAGTGATACGACGTTGCATCCCTGATGAGGAGGTTCAttctattttgaatttttgccatgctcatgcttgtggaggtcactttggtcCCAAAAGAACGGCACGTAAGATTCTTGATTGTGGTTTTTATTGGGAAAGTATTTTTAAGGATTCTtacaatttctgcaaaaattgtGACAAGTGCCAAAGAACAGGTAATATCTCTTCTCGCAATGAAATGCCTCAAGTCCCTATTTTGGTTTGTGAAATCTTTGACGTTTGGGGAATGGATTTTATGGGGCCGTTTCCTAGTTCTTTTGGAAATTCTTACATTCTTTTGGCTGTTGATTATGTTTCGAAGTGGGTGGAAGTGAAGGCCACCCGCACTAATGACTCTAAAGTTGTTGCAGGGTTCCTTAAAGCTAATATTTTTAACAGATTTGGAGTGCCCCGTGCCATCATTAGCGATCAAGGAACCCATTTTTGCAACCGCACTTTGGAAGCACTTTTTAAGAAATATGGAGTCCACCATCGAGTTGCCACGGCATATCATCCCCAATCCAACGGTCAGGCTGAAGTTTCTAACCGAGAAATCAAGAGCATCCTTGAGAAAACAGTCAACCCGAGACGAAAGGATTGGAGTTTGAGACTGGACGatgcggtatgggcataccgcacTGCATTCAAGTcaccgattggtatgtctccgtacaggctgatttttgggaagcaatgtcatttacctgttgagatggAGCATAAAGCTTTTTGGGCCGTGAAGGAATTCTGTTTAGATGAGAAAGTTGTTGGCAAAGAGCGGAAATTTCAACTGCAAGAATTAGAGGAGATTCGATTGGAGGCGTATGATCATGCAAGTCGTTACAAGGAACGAACCAAATTTCTACATGACAAATACATTCGAAGGAAATCCTTTGAAATTGGGCAGAAGGTTCTCTTGTTTAACACACGCTTAAGGATTATGCCAGGAAAATTGAAATCTCGTTGGTTGGGCCCATTTGAAGTTGTTAGTGTGAGTCCTCATGGAGCTGTGGAAATCCAAAGCCTCGAAACACGAAAGTGTTTTAAGGTTAATGGACAATTACTCAAGCCATACTATGCTGGAGTCGAGATGGAGTCGTTCAATGCGCTCAGCCTGACGTCTCCAACCATTGTCTAAGGATTTTGAACTTCTTTTCTGTCCAGCCAAGGACGTTAAATAAAGGCGctcatcgggaggcaacccgatttttCTTGCCCTtgttttgttttcgttttttctctctttaaaaaaaaaaaatttatttaaaaaaaaaattatttaaaaaaaaaaaattataaaaaaaaaaaaaagctttggGTGTGTTTTGATCATTTTCGCAGGTTTGGGGGCCGCATTGAAGTTACTTAAGAGTTGGGGGACCAATGTGCAAAATCTGGAACTAGGATTTTATTTTGACATTAGTCAAAATTCCTCCCCAACTCTCCCCACGTTTCCCCCTCCATTCCGCCGCTGCTGCAGTTCCGAACGCCCGCCCACCACTGCGTACACCGAGTACGAGTCCTCTGCCGGCGCCTCTACCCTTTCCGGTGGCCCATTCCTCATCGCCGGAAGCTACAGCCCCCTCATCCACCTACATGATTCCAGTTCAGGGAAGTTCCTTTCTTTTGCTTTTCGTTGTTGAAGCTTTCGTTTTCTTTTAGTTGTCTGCTGTTGTTTCTGTTTTGGTCTGTCATACTCTCACACAATGAGGACATTGTGTTgtccaagtgtgggggggtgtctttgttttgtttgcctTTTTGCTCTGTTGGTCTGTTGGTTTGGTCTTCGAGTCAGTTTCGAGTCCTTTGGCAATGTTATGATGGATGATGTGAAGAGTTGAAATTAGGATATTGGATTTGGTATGATAGGTTGTTGCTCTTGTGATGGAATTGTGCATATGTTCGTAGGTGTtcttgtatgagaaaaacgtgcaaaatttgatcaaaatacTTGAAGCCTACTAAATTGTGAGGATTGAGCCTTAATGAGCACACATGACTAGCTCCAATTGTTTCTTTGATGAGTGATTGATTCGAACTTCTATGCTGAATTTCTGGTTTGCCCTGTTGCCATAGTCAAGACTGAGTTTGAGAAtttaatgcatgaaaatgattaaGGCATTTAGGAATAACCATTATTTTGGCCTGAACATATGATCTGAACCTTCACTATTCCCTTAGTGAGCCCGTTTGTGCCTAATTTGCTCCTCTTTTGTTTGATTAAAACCTCACATATTTTGAGCCTAAGCCTATTTCAACCTGCTTTTGTCCTTTGAAAACATGTGAATGCACTAGGTTATGACGAGATGAGTACTCCTATCATGTTAATGTGTTGTTGATGATTCATTGATTTATTGAGAATATatgttgttgaaaaaaaaaataatggttaaaaaaaaaaaaaaaagagaaaaaaaaaagaaagaaaaatttcaaagaaaagaaagggTTTATTGTGTATAcattcattcatgtttatgtcctatatgtatatgttagaGTTGATGCATACTTTTTGAGGATTGTGGATATGTTAAGGAGCTACTCTAGAGTTTTATTGATGGAAGATCCAGTGTGTTGCATGTTTTCAGTCATATATTGAGCCTTTTTGATCCTTTTTCCTTGTTTATCCCACCTATACGCACCcaagccccattacaaccaaaatgCAAGACCTTTTGATTTGTGCATTGGTTCCATATTTTGGTGGAGATAGTGACATAAGGGCAAACTGTGTTTGAAGGCATAAAGTTGTGAATTGTGTGAATATATTCTGTCCATATTTGTCTtttgagagaaattgagtgaacTTGGTGAGGCAGGATTGAATTTGCAcaattttgacttgaatgaagaACATGGCATAATTTTCTGAGCAAGAGCATGGTTAGTGGTTTGTGGATGATTGTATCTTGATCAAGATTTTGAGTATAATCTATCATATTGTTGCCAAAGCTTTGTTTTTGCTGTTTTGAGTCTTCTTTTGATCCTTCCCTGTcgttttgttctttttggtgctcgagggcgagctttgtttaagtgtggggggatttgattgggcgtatttatacgcatttatttgggggattttAGAATGTTTTCAATGCttaattcgtgttaaatatAATCTTTTGGATATGGATTATGGTCTTATGtgaattttgatggtatttaataggttttgaagaaaagacatgattttgagaagaattttgaAGCTTGAAGTGGTAGAGAATGAAGGCTGTGCGGACAAGGATTAATGGGCTGGATCTTTGATTATTATTAACTGATCATATTTAAATTGTTTTGGGATTGGGAATAGTTCCAAATTTGGACCTTTGCACCACTTTTCCCTATTAGCTTTTACGTCATTAGACTAGTTGCCTAGTTGCCTAATTAGACTTGTTTTAGTTGCCTTATTAGACTAAGGTTTTGATTATTAGATAGTATATATAATGGTATTCAGCACACTTTAAACACAATACAATATATCACATAGCTTCTGCAACTTTGGAGAGCAGAATTCTGGACGCAAGTTTTGGagcaattcaagttttatttctttcatctttttcttgcaatttatttatttatttcttttgttatttaattatgttttctagctaaattcgtttattccggcattgattagggaagcactagcgaaattattctgtgagatctaattgttcttatactttattttatgcttgcatctgcgattcttcatgtttaatgatattaattgttttaatccattagatagttgcaaatatttattgggttagaattaattatatagccaattgaaccggccatccgtaattgtggtttaggtttgattagtggtaaattgacacatcagggtcaaaggaaaagcagtcttaattcaataatcctgcgtcagagtttattggttttgaatcgggtttctctagatattaatgctgtcggctcattaaacttatagagcgtctcttacggttgtcagtcgattagagtagtaattagtgaagcgtcttcctggttaccgaataattaaggagaaataagatcacgtcagaagcgtcttcggtgattataactggtttgtttgcatgatttaaagttatttttgcatccatgatcggaataattgagctagggtggacttaattgattgctggaattcttttattaattgttggaatttttattcatcttttagctattggaaaaattggtttatttgggttttatttatttaattttaagtttagtattttctatattttcttcccAAAATTTCGTGGGTTACTTGCAGGCtttaattagataaattctcgccagtcccttgggagacgatcttgcttactgctatctgcgcagtgtgggcataccggctgactgccggatatttttggtgtaaaacgacgcaccactAACCACTTATCATTTTAATCTGAACTTTTGTGAGCTTGTAAAAATCTTGGCAACGAGTTCAGAAAACCCATTGTTTCAGTATAGAGATGTCGTAGACGAAAGTTATCGTCACCCAAAGTCAGTCTGATGAAcataaattcattaaaaaaatttggCTAAGTGTTGGGACTGTGTGAAGTAGGCAACTTTGGAGAGTCATATCTCACGTACCCCTTGTCCTTTTTACCTGAAATTTTTTGAGCTTGTAGAAATCATGTCGAAGAGTCCAGAACACCCAACGGTTCAGTATAGAGCCTTTCTAGAGAAGAGTTATGGTCACCCAAAGTCAGTTTGTTgatcataaatttattgaaaaaaacttGGCTGTGTTGGGACAATGTGAAGTAGGAAATTTTGGAGAGTAATATCTTACTAACCACTTATCATTTTAATCTGAACTTTTGTGAGCTTGTACAAATCATGGCAACGAGTCCAGAAAACCCATTGTTTCAGTATAGAGATGTCGTAGCCGAAAGTTATCGTCACCCAAAGTCAGTTTGTTGAACATAAATTCATTGAAAAAAATTGGCTAAGTGTTGGGACAGTGTGAAGTAGGCAAGTTTGGAGAGTCATATCTCACGTACCACTTGTCCTTTTTACATGAAAGTTTTTGAGCTTGTAGAAATCATGTCGGGGAGTCCAGAACACCCAGCGGTTCAGTATAGAGCCTTTTTAGAGAAGAGTTATGGTCACCCAaagtcagtctgttgatcataaatttattgaaaaaaatttgGCTGTGTTGGGACAATGTGAAGTAGGAAATTTTGGAGAGTAATATCTTACTAATCACTTATCATTTTAATCTGAACTTTTGTGAGCTTGTACAAATCATGGCAACGAGTCTAGAAAACCCATTGTTTCAGTATAGAGATGTCGTAGCCGAAAGTTATCGTCACCTAAAGTCAGTCTGTTGAACATaaattcattgaaaaaatttgGCTAAGTGTTGGGACAGTGTGAAGTAGGCAAGTTTGGAGAGTCATATCTCACGTACCACTTGTCCTTTTTACATGAAATTTTTTGAGCTTGTAGAAATCATGTCGGGGAGTCCAGAACACCCAGCGGTTCAGTATAGGGCCTTTCTAGAGAAGAGTTATGGTCACCCAaagtcagtctgttgatcataaatttattgaaaaaaacttGGCTGTGTTGGGACAATGTGAAGTAGGAAATTTTGGAGAGTAATATCTTACTAACCACTTATCATTTTAATCTGATCTTTTGTGAGCTTGTACAAATCATGGCAACGAGTCCAGAAAACCCATTGTTTCAGTATAGAGATGTCGTAGACGAAAGTTATCGTCAGCTAAAGTCAGTCTGTTGAACATaaattcattgaaaaaatttgGCTAAGTGTTGGGACAGTGTGAAGTAGGCAACTTTGGAGAGTCATATCTCACGTACCACTTGTTCTTTTTACATGAAATTTTTTGAGCTTGTTGAAATCATGTCAGGGAGTCCAGAACACCCAACGGTTCAGTATAGAGCCTTTTTAGAGAAGAGTTATGGTCACCCAAAGTCAGTCTGTTgataataaatttattgaaaaaaacttGGCTGTGTTGGGACAATGTGAAGTAGGAAATTTTGGAGAGTAATATCTTACTAACCACTTATCATTTTAATCTGAACTTTTGTGAGCTTGTACAAATCATGGCAACGAGTCCAAAAAACCCATTGTTTCAGTATAGAGATGTTGTAGCCGAAAGTTATCGTCAGCCAAAGTCAGTCTGTTGAACATaaattcattgaaaaaatttgGCTAAGTGTTGGGACAGTGTGAAGTAGGCAACTTTGGAGAGTCATATCTCACGTACCACTTGTCCTTTTTACATGAACGTTTTTGAGCTTGTAGAAATCATGTCGGGGAGTCCAGAACACCCAGCGGTTCAGTATAGAGCCTTTCTAGAGAAGAGTTATGGTCACCCAaagtcagtctgttgatcataaatttattgaaaaaaacttGGCTGTGTTGGGACAATGTGAAGTAGGAAATTTTGGAGAGTAATATCTTACTAACCACTTATCATTTTAATCTGATCTTTTGTGAGCTTGTATAAATCATGGCAACGAGTCCAAAAAACCCATTGTTTCAGTATAGAGATGTTGTAGCCGAAAGTTATCGTCAGCCAAAGTCAGTCTGTTGAACATaaattcattgaaaaaatttgGCTAAGTGTTGGGACAGTGTGAAGTAGGCAACTTTGGAGAGTCATATCTCACGTACCACTTGTCCTTTTTACATGAACGTTTTTGAGCTTGTAGAAATCATGTCGGGGAGTCCAGAACACCCAGCGGTTCAGTATAGAGCCTTTCTAGAGAAGAGTTATGGTCACCCAaagtcagtctgttgatcataaatttattgaaaaaaacttGGCTGTGTTGGGACAATGTGAAGTAGGAAATTTTGGAGAGTAATATCTTACTAACCACTTATCATTTTAATCTGATCTTTTGTGAGCTTGTATAAATCATGGCAACGAGTCCAGAAAACCCATTGTTTCAGTATAGAGATGTCGTAGACGAAAGTTATCGTCAGCTAAAGTCAGTCTGTTGAACATaaattcattgaaaaaatttgGCTAAGTGTTGGGACAGTGTGAAGTAGGCAACTTTGGAGAGTCATATCTCACGTACCACTTGTTCTTTTTACATGAAATTTTTTGAGCTTGTTGAAATCATGTCAGGGAGTCCAGAACACCTAACGGTTCAGTATAGAGCCTTTTTAGAGAAGAGTTATGGTCACCCAAAGTCAGTCTGTTgataataaatttattgaaaaaaacttGGCTGTGTTGGGACAATGTGAAGTAGGAAATTTTGGAGAGTATTATCTTACTAACCACTTATCATTTTAATCTGAACTTTTGTGAGCTTGTACAAATCATGGCAACGAGTCCAGAAAACCCATTGTTTCAGTATAGAGATGTTGTAGCCGAAAGTTATCGTCAGCCAAAGTCAGTCTGTTGAACATaaattcattgaaaaaatttgGCTAAGTGTTGGGACAGTGTGAAGTAGGCAACTTTGGAGAGTCATATCTCACGTACCACTTGTCCTTTTTACATGAACGTTTTTGAGCTTGTAGAAATCATGTCGGGGAGTCCAGAACACCCAGCGGTTCAGTATAGAGCCTTTCTAGAGAAGAGTTATGGTCACCCAaagtcagtctgttgatcataaatttattgaaaaaaacttGGCTGTGTTGGGACAATGTGAAGTAGGAAATTTTGGAGAGTAATATCTTACTAACcacttatcattttaatttgatCTTTTGTGAGCTTGTATAAATCATGGCAA comes from Salvia miltiorrhiza cultivar Shanhuang (shh) chromosome 3, IMPLAD_Smil_shh, whole genome shotgun sequence and encodes:
- the LOC131019178 gene encoding uncharacterized protein LOC131019178, which gives rise to MAISSIKQKKAESLADYWERFQQLCRKCPDHGFSDYQLLTNYFYRGMSSFDRKIVDAACGGSLTNKTLDEAKQLIVDMVSNGQQYEDEDDDRYRPVQKVEDSNMNERIDALTSLVRGLADNNTEQACMGSADEQEMNAQRQRRNDPFSNTYNPGWRNHPNFRWRQQEPGMYAPNPPQAGQYAHTARPAPSSAPNMNDIMKSLAQSSEIVKNLVQSQQAFQHETQAALSNMGTQITQLATQVNKLQANQGRLPSVTEMNPKENASAVTTRSGRILVEPQLKQQDKEEKPDEAKDDAISEKSPESTEPSSSKVSGKPKVSIPQSLIAPPFPSRLAQNKRIEEEKDILEIFKKVEINLPLLDAIKQVPRYAKFLKELCSKKMKFGNDARIRVSENVSAVLQRKLPQKCRDPGMFTIPCIIGNKTVERAMLDLGASINVMPYSMYKDLQLGPLKDTRVIIQLADRSTAYPEGVVEDVLVKVNDLIFPVDFYIVDMDDSAKQSLILLGRPFMKTAKAKIDVDSGMLSFEFDGDVVTFNIFEAMKHVEDPESVFMIDVIDHLVEEFVENFREDELEHVIFSSLTEENSKTEENEAIREIIMQLYSTEEIPVRHLSSRMPIPTSTEPILPSVVKPPKLDLKVLPQHLKYVFLGEDDTLTRGKVGKSS